The Solenopsis invicta isolate M01_SB chromosome 3, UNIL_Sinv_3.0, whole genome shotgun sequence region tatatataatataaaattgtaaaatataaaattttgttataacagAGGACTGTTActcagttaaaaaaattgtggacTAATTTAAAACAGTCTCAGAGAGAAGCTTTAACACGGGAAAAGCAATCATACTTAGCAACTGGTGAAGGACCACCTGCAGTACAAATAGAAATTGATCCCGATATTTCTAACATTGCATCTAATCTTATGAAGACGGCACCCGTTTCATTTACGTCTAATATGTCTGATGCAGAAATCAATGGTATGCATTAATAATTCTACGGAAATACACCAAGAAGACAATAACTactacatatacatacacttaTTGCCTTCCTGGTGCATTTTCATATGTGCATATGAAATATACTATAAGCATCTTTCcgcatataatatatattacgtgCATTATATGAAAAGATAATAGAGAAAGAATGCACTGGAAAGACGTTTATGATTGCTACTGTAGTAAACTTTCTAATAtgattgttttatttgtataataaatatatttcagctAATCGAGACTTAATGTTTGAAGTAATATCTACTGG contains the following coding sequences:
- the LOC120357263 gene encoding uncharacterized protein LOC120357263, which codes for MSCTMEKSNLPSKNKHYTALERKVFLQILTDYKHIIEIKKSDSTTLKDKDLAWNEICNKYNQSTLISQERTVTQLKKLWTNLKQSQREALTREKQSYLATGEGPPAVQIEIDPDISNIASNLMKTAPVSFTSNMSDAEINANRDLMFEVISTGDQTIGFR